The following proteins come from a genomic window of Streptomyces sp. NBC_00539:
- the cobA gene encoding uroporphyrinogen-III C-methyltransferase, whose product MAEHPAYPVGLRLAGRRVVVIGGGQVAQRRLPALIAAGADVLLVSPSATPSVDAMAETGEIRWERRRYEDGDLAGAWYALIATRDREANDRASAEAESNRVWCVRADDAEAATAWTPATGRVEGVTVAVLSGNDPRRSAAVRDAVVEGLRDGSLTGARTRTPGVSLVGGGPGDPDLITVRGRRLLAEADVVIADRLGPRDLLDELPPHVEVIDAAKIPYGRFMAQEAINNALIEHAKAGKAVVRLKGGDPYVFGRGMEELQALAEAGIPCTVVPGISSSISVPGAAGIPVTHRGVAHEFTVVSGHVGPDDPRSLVDWASLAKLTGTLVILMGVDKIGLIAEALVRHGRPHDTPVAVVQEGTTATQRRVDATLATVGETVRAEEIRPPAVIVIGAVVAVNAPKA is encoded by the coding sequence ATGGCCGAACACCCCGCGTACCCCGTCGGTCTGCGCCTCGCCGGCCGCCGCGTCGTCGTCATCGGCGGCGGCCAGGTCGCCCAGCGCCGCCTGCCCGCGCTGATCGCGGCCGGGGCCGACGTCCTGCTGGTCTCGCCCTCGGCCACCCCCTCCGTGGACGCCATGGCCGAGACCGGCGAGATCCGCTGGGAGCGCCGCCGCTACGAGGACGGCGACCTGGCCGGCGCCTGGTACGCCCTCATCGCCACCCGGGACCGCGAGGCCAACGACCGCGCCTCCGCCGAGGCCGAGAGCAACCGCGTGTGGTGCGTACGCGCCGACGACGCCGAGGCGGCCACCGCCTGGACCCCGGCCACCGGCCGCGTCGAGGGGGTCACCGTCGCCGTCCTGAGCGGCAACGACCCCCGCCGCTCGGCCGCGGTCCGTGACGCGGTCGTGGAGGGGCTGCGCGACGGCTCCCTCACCGGGGCCCGCACCCGCACCCCCGGCGTGTCCCTCGTCGGCGGCGGCCCCGGCGACCCCGACCTGATCACCGTCCGCGGCCGCCGCCTGCTCGCCGAGGCGGACGTCGTCATCGCCGACCGGCTCGGCCCCCGGGACCTCCTGGACGAACTCCCGCCGCACGTCGAGGTCATCGACGCCGCGAAGATCCCGTACGGCCGTTTCATGGCCCAGGAGGCCATCAACAACGCCCTCATCGAGCACGCCAAGGCCGGCAAGGCCGTGGTCCGGCTCAAGGGCGGGGACCCGTACGTCTTCGGCCGCGGCATGGAGGAGCTCCAGGCCCTCGCGGAAGCCGGGATCCCCTGCACCGTGGTGCCCGGCATCTCCAGCTCCATCTCGGTGCCCGGCGCGGCCGGCATCCCGGTCACCCACCGGGGCGTCGCCCACGAGTTCACCGTCGTCAGCGGCCACGTCGGCCCCGACGACCCGCGGTCCCTCGTGGACTGGGCCTCCCTCGCCAAGCTGACGGGCACCCTCGTCATCCTGATGGGCGTGGACAAGATCGGCCTGATCGCCGAGGCGCTGGTGCGCCACGGCCGCCCCCACGACACCCCCGTCGCCGTCGTCCAGGAAGGCACCACCGCGACCCAGCGGCGCGTGGACGCCACCTTGGCCACGGTCGGGGAGACGGTGCGAGCGGAGGAGATCCGCCCGCCGGCCGTCATCGTCATCGGCGCGGTCGTCGCCGTCAACGCCCCCAAGGCCTGA
- a CDS encoding serine/threonine-protein kinase encodes MAMMRLRREDPRVVGSFRLHRRLGAGGMGVVYLGSDRRGQRVALKVIRPDLAEDQEFRSRFAREVSAARRIRGGCTARLVAADLEAERPWFATQYVPGPSLHDKVAEEGPLTAAQIAAIGAALSEGLVAVHEAGVVHRDLKPSNILLSPKGPRIIDFGIAWATGASTLTHVGTAVGSPGFLAPEQVRGAAVTPATDVFALGATLAYAATADSPFGHGSSEVMLYRVVHEEPHLQGVPDALAPLVRACLAKDPEDRPSTLQLSMRLKEIAAREAQGLGEVRPPAQRARTERPTGRLTEQYPEQHTERRTGGGGAAGGATPRPQGPHSGPHSRPSSPRNPGSTGGRTGGRPAPRTTGTGRRPSRPDPRLMRQRLIVFVVVTLIVALGIAAAQKL; translated from the coding sequence ATGGCGATGATGCGGCTCCGGCGCGAGGACCCGCGTGTCGTCGGCTCGTTCAGGCTGCACCGGCGGCTGGGGGCGGGCGGCATGGGCGTCGTCTACCTGGGATCCGACCGGCGGGGGCAACGGGTCGCGCTGAAGGTGATCCGGCCGGACCTGGCGGAGGACCAGGAGTTCCGCTCGCGCTTCGCGCGCGAGGTGTCCGCCGCGCGCCGGATCCGCGGGGGCTGCACGGCCCGGCTGGTCGCCGCCGATCTGGAGGCCGAGCGGCCGTGGTTCGCGACCCAGTACGTGCCCGGTCCCTCCCTGCACGACAAGGTGGCCGAGGAGGGCCCGCTGACGGCAGCGCAGATCGCCGCGATCGGGGCCGCGCTGTCGGAGGGTCTGGTCGCCGTCCACGAGGCCGGGGTCGTCCACCGCGACCTCAAGCCCTCGAACATCCTGCTTTCCCCCAAGGGTCCGCGGATCATCGACTTCGGCATCGCCTGGGCCACCGGGGCGAGCACGCTGACCCATGTGGGTACGGCGGTCGGCTCCCCCGGGTTCCTCGCCCCCGAACAGGTGCGCGGCGCGGCCGTGACCCCCGCGACCGACGTGTTCGCCCTCGGCGCCACCCTCGCCTACGCGGCGACCGCCGACTCGCCCTTCGGGCACGGCAGTTCCGAGGTGATGCTGTACCGCGTGGTGCACGAGGAGCCCCACTTGCAAGGGGTCCCGGACGCCCTCGCGCCCCTCGTGCGGGCCTGCCTGGCCAAGGACCCCGAGGACCGGCCGAGCACGCTCCAGCTGTCGATGCGGCTCAAGGAGATCGCGGCCCGCGAGGCGCAGGGGCTGGGCGAGGTCCGGCCTCCGGCGCAGCGCGCCCGTACCGAGCGGCCCACGGGCCGGCTGACCGAGCAGTACCCCGAGCAGCACACGGAGCGGCGCACGGGAGGGGGAGGCGCCGCGGGCGGTGCCACCCCGCGGCCGCAGGGCCCGCACAGCGGCCCCCATTCGCGCCCCTCGTCGCCGCGCAACCCCGGCTCCACCGGCGGGCGTACGGGGGGCCGCCCGGCGCCCCGGACGACGGGGACGGGCCGCCGGCCCTCCCGGCCCGACCCGAGACTGATGCGGCAGCGGCTGATCGTGTTCGTCGTGGTGACGCTGATCGTCGCCCTGGGCATCGCCGCCGCGCAGAAGCTCTGA
- a CDS encoding TrmH family RNA methyltransferase, protein MADLITVEDPDDPRLRDYTGLTDVELRRRREPAEGLFIAEGEKVIRRAKDAGYEMRSMLLSAKWVDVMRDVIDELPAPVYAVTPELAERVTGYHVHRGALASMQRKPLPAPDELLADESEGRRIGVFEGFVDHANLGAAFRSAAALGISAILLSPDCADPLYRRAIKVSMGSVFSVPYARLDQWPADLEKVREAGYRILAMTPSPKATPLDQVPPARFARSAIMLGSEGHGLSTYALRAADEWVRIPMAEGIDSLNVAAASAVAFYATRPPSA, encoded by the coding sequence GTGGCTGATCTCATCACCGTCGAAGACCCCGACGACCCGCGTCTGCGCGACTACACGGGCCTGACCGACGTCGAACTGCGGCGCCGGCGCGAGCCCGCCGAAGGGCTCTTCATCGCCGAGGGCGAGAAGGTCATCAGACGGGCCAAGGACGCCGGCTACGAGATGCGCTCGATGCTGCTGTCCGCGAAGTGGGTCGACGTCATGCGCGACGTCATCGACGAACTCCCGGCCCCCGTCTACGCCGTCACCCCCGAGCTCGCCGAACGGGTCACCGGCTACCACGTGCACCGCGGCGCCCTCGCGTCGATGCAGCGCAAGCCCCTTCCGGCGCCGGACGAACTGCTGGCCGACGAGTCCGAGGGGCGCCGCATAGGTGTCTTCGAGGGCTTCGTGGACCACGCCAACCTGGGCGCCGCGTTCCGCAGCGCGGCGGCGCTCGGCATCAGCGCGATACTGCTCTCGCCGGACTGCGCGGACCCCCTGTACCGGCGCGCCATCAAGGTCTCGATGGGCTCGGTCTTCTCCGTCCCCTACGCGCGCCTCGACCAGTGGCCGGCCGACCTGGAGAAGGTCCGCGAGGCCGGCTACCGGATCCTCGCCATGACGCCCAGCCCCAAGGCGACCCCTCTGGACCAGGTCCCGCCGGCGCGCTTCGCACGCTCGGCGATCATGCTGGGCTCCGAGGGCCACGGCCTGTCGACGTACGCCCTGCGGGCCGCCGACGAGTGGGTCCGCATCCCCATGGCGGAGGGCATCGACTCCCTGAACGTCGCCGCGGCCTCCGCGGTGGCCTTCTACGCGACCCGGCCGCCGTCGGCGTAG